Proteins encoded together in one Rhizobacter sp. J219 window:
- the hemF gene encoding oxygen-dependent coproporphyrinogen oxidase, whose translation MNTQDVRTYLLSLQDRILGAMEAESGDRFVSDSWTRPPGERLQGDGLSRLVEGGTLLERGGCNFSHVKGPAMPPSATAHRPELAGAPFEAMGVSLVFHPRNPYVPTVHMNVRMFAALPADREPVVWFGGGMDLTPYYGFEEDARHFHRVNRDALAPFGGDKYPRFKQWCDEYFFLKHRNEPRGIGGVFFDDFSEGGFEPSFALMRAVGDAFTGAYLPIVQRRKGLAYGERERDFQTYRRGRYVEFNLVFDRGTLFGLQSGGRTESILMSMPPVVTWRYNWQPEAGTPEASLYSDFLRPRDWAAE comes from the coding sequence ATGAACACACAAGACGTCCGCACCTATCTGCTGTCGTTGCAGGACCGCATCCTCGGCGCGATGGAAGCCGAGAGCGGCGACCGCTTCGTGAGCGACAGCTGGACACGCCCGCCGGGCGAGCGTCTGCAGGGCGACGGCCTCTCGCGTCTGGTGGAGGGCGGCACGCTGCTGGAGCGGGGCGGCTGCAATTTCTCGCATGTGAAAGGCCCGGCGATGCCGCCGTCGGCCACGGCGCATCGGCCCGAGCTGGCGGGTGCGCCCTTCGAGGCGATGGGCGTGTCGCTCGTCTTCCACCCGCGCAACCCCTACGTGCCGACGGTGCACATGAATGTGCGCATGTTCGCCGCGCTGCCGGCCGACCGCGAGCCGGTCGTGTGGTTCGGCGGCGGCATGGACCTGACGCCGTATTACGGCTTCGAGGAAGACGCCCGCCATTTCCACCGTGTGAACCGCGATGCGCTCGCGCCCTTCGGCGGCGACAAGTACCCGCGCTTCAAGCAGTGGTGCGATGAATACTTCTTCCTCAAGCACCGCAACGAGCCACGCGGCATCGGCGGTGTGTTCTTCGATGACTTTTCCGAGGGCGGCTTCGAGCCCAGCTTCGCGCTGATGCGGGCGGTGGGCGATGCATTCACCGGCGCCTACCTGCCCATCGTGCAACGTCGGAAGGGGCTCGCGTACGGCGAGCGCGAGCGTGACTTCCAGACCTACCGGCGTGGCCGCTACGTCGAGTTCAACCTGGTGTTCGACCGTGGCACCTTGTTTGGCTTGCAATCGGGCGGGCGTACCGAAAGCATCCTGATGTCGATGCCGCCGGTGGTGACCTGGCGCTACAACTGGCAGCCCGAGGCCGGCACGCCAGAAGCCAGCCTGTACAGCGATTTCCTGCGCCCGCGCGATTGGGCGGCGGAATGA
- a CDS encoding 1-acyl-sn-glycerol-3-phosphate acyltransferase produces MLIPERPVQLRGSALALGLMRLLGWKLVYHGLPARQGVIVVYPHTSNWDFLFGLLAKWSIGIQVSFFGKDSLFRFPLISHWMRWLGGLAVDRHAPQGIVGQMGAALAQAKAQGRFMWLALAPEGTRGYRDAWRSGFYHVTLAAGVPLGLAALDYARREVRLDTFLMLSGDEAADMAQIASGLGRATGKRPALAAPIRLKP; encoded by the coding sequence GAGCGGCCGGTGCAGCTTCGCGGCAGCGCGTTGGCTCTGGGGCTGATGCGCCTCCTGGGCTGGAAGCTGGTCTACCACGGGCTGCCGGCACGGCAGGGCGTGATCGTGGTGTACCCGCACACCTCGAACTGGGACTTCCTCTTCGGCCTGTTGGCCAAGTGGTCCATCGGCATCCAGGTGTCGTTCTTCGGCAAGGACAGCCTGTTCAGGTTTCCGTTGATCAGCCACTGGATGCGTTGGCTGGGCGGCTTGGCGGTCGACCGACATGCGCCGCAGGGCATCGTCGGGCAGATGGGCGCGGCGCTGGCGCAGGCGAAGGCGCAGGGCCGCTTCATGTGGCTCGCCCTCGCCCCGGAAGGCACCCGCGGCTACCGCGACGCCTGGCGCTCAGGCTTCTATCACGTGACGCTCGCGGCCGGTGTGCCACTGGGTCTGGCGGCGCTGGACTACGCTCGGCGCGAGGTGCGGCTCGACACGTTTCTCATGCTGAGCGGCGACGAGGCGGCCGACATGGCGCAGATCGCATCCGGTCTCGGGCGCGCCACCGGCAAGCGGCCCGCGCTGGCGGCCCCCATTCGACTGAAACCATGA